Proteins from one Streptomyces sp. 840.1 genomic window:
- a CDS encoding sensor histidine kinase — protein sequence MTGTGGDGPRPRGAWWREGAIAATAFTLCLLGGVVRVDDTFAAPPAAAYVIAAVSCAALAVRHRAPLAALAATTASGVLVPLLGLLLSPPIVAPAVITAYSYSLTARSERRAVGAVSLASLVLLAAATPLSGGLSWQDASRMASVAVSVSVAGVLGHSVRNRRAYLAAVEERALRAEESRDSEARRRVAEERVRIARELHDLVAHQITLANAQATVAAHLFDTRPEQTRKSLGELVGTTGQALDELRATVGLLRQSGDAAAPAEPAPGLSRLPALLESFRRAGLEVSVHQEGRARPLPPGVGLTAFRIVQEALTNVTKHAGTGRARVRLDWSRERVTITVADDGGDARTAPAARPGRSAAAGPPDPPDRRPPGYGLIGMRERVTAVGGHLSAGGRPEGGFTVCAQLPIASGRGATRPADGASSGEGRTADGAMDDGRTDDGRAWDTP from the coding sequence ATGACGGGTACGGGTGGCGATGGCCCGCGACCGCGCGGCGCGTGGTGGCGGGAGGGGGCGATCGCGGCGACCGCGTTCACGCTCTGTCTGCTCGGTGGCGTGGTGCGGGTCGACGACACGTTCGCGGCGCCGCCTGCCGCCGCCTATGTGATCGCCGCGGTGTCCTGTGCGGCGCTGGCGGTACGGCACCGGGCGCCGCTCGCGGCGCTGGCAGCCACCACCGCGAGCGGCGTACTGGTCCCGCTCCTGGGTCTGCTGCTCAGTCCGCCGATCGTGGCCCCCGCGGTGATCACCGCGTACTCCTACTCGCTCACCGCGCGCTCCGAACGGCGCGCGGTGGGCGCGGTGTCACTCGCCTCGCTGGTGCTGCTGGCCGCCGCCACCCCCTTGTCCGGCGGGCTCTCGTGGCAGGACGCGAGCAGGATGGCCTCGGTGGCGGTGTCCGTGTCGGTGGCCGGCGTGCTCGGCCACTCGGTGCGGAACCGGCGGGCCTACCTGGCCGCCGTGGAGGAGCGGGCGCTGCGGGCCGAGGAGAGCCGGGACAGCGAGGCGCGCCGGCGCGTGGCCGAGGAGCGGGTGCGCATCGCCCGGGAGCTGCACGACCTGGTGGCGCACCAGATCACCCTGGCCAACGCGCAGGCCACGGTCGCCGCCCACCTCTTCGACACCCGCCCGGAACAGACCCGCAAGAGCCTGGGGGAACTCGTCGGGACCACCGGCCAGGCCCTTGACGAGCTACGGGCCACGGTCGGTCTGCTGCGCCAGTCCGGGGACGCGGCCGCGCCCGCCGAACCCGCGCCCGGACTGTCCCGGCTGCCCGCCCTCCTGGAGTCCTTCCGCCGCGCCGGTCTGGAGGTGTCGGTGCACCAGGAGGGCCGGGCCCGGCCGCTGCCGCCCGGTGTCGGCCTCACCGCGTTCCGCATCGTCCAGGAGGCCCTGACCAACGTGACCAAACACGCCGGGACCGGCCGCGCCCGGGTACGCCTCGACTGGAGCCGCGAACGCGTGACCATCACCGTCGCCGACGACGGAGGGGACGCCCGCACGGCGCCGGCCGCCCGGCCCGGCCGGTCCGCAGCGGCGGGCCCACCGGATCCGCCGGACCGGCGACCGCCCGGATACGGTCTGATCGGGATGCGTGAACGTGTCACCGCTGTCGGCGGACACCTCTCCGCGGGCGGGCGCCCGGAGGGCGGCTTCACCGTCTGCGCCCAGCTGCCCATCGCGTCCGGCAGGGGCGCGACGCGGCCGGCCGACGGGGCGAGCAGCGGCGAGGGGCGAACGGCTGACGGAGCGATGGACGACGGACGGACGGACGACGGAAGGGCCTGGGACACACCGTGA
- a CDS encoding response regulator transcription factor translates to MTLRVLLADDQALLREAFRLLLDSADDITVVGEAADGREAVRLTRELRPDVMVMDIRMPEVDGLTATSEICADPELRASRILVLTTYETDEYVAQALRAGAGGFIGKGIGADDLLDAVRTIASGDTLLSPAATRSLVARFLATPDEPEPHHPEQLAALTPREREMVALVATGLSNQEIAERTFLSPFTVRAHVQRAMTKLEARDRAQLVVIAYRTGLAHASPGPDSLP, encoded by the coding sequence GTGACGCTCCGAGTGCTGCTCGCCGACGATCAGGCCCTGCTGCGCGAGGCCTTCCGGCTGCTGCTCGACAGTGCCGACGACATCACCGTGGTCGGCGAGGCCGCCGACGGCCGGGAGGCCGTGCGGCTCACCCGGGAACTGCGCCCGGACGTGATGGTCATGGACATCCGGATGCCCGAGGTGGACGGTCTCACCGCCACGTCGGAGATCTGCGCGGACCCGGAACTGCGGGCCAGCCGCATCCTGGTCCTCACCACGTACGAGACCGACGAGTACGTCGCCCAGGCGCTGCGCGCGGGGGCGGGTGGCTTCATAGGCAAGGGCATCGGTGCCGATGACCTGCTGGACGCCGTGCGTACGATCGCCTCGGGCGACACGCTCCTGTCCCCCGCCGCGACCCGTTCCCTGGTCGCCCGGTTCCTGGCGACCCCGGACGAACCCGAGCCGCACCACCCCGAACAGCTCGCCGCGCTCACCCCGCGCGAACGCGAGATGGTGGCCCTGGTGGCGACCGGCCTGTCCAATCAGGAGATCGCGGAGCGGACTTTCCTCAGCCCCTTCACCGTCCGCGCCCATGTGCAGCGCGCCATGACGAAGCTGGAGGCCCGCGACCGGGCGCAGCTCGTCGTCATCGCCTACCGGACCGGCCTGGCCCACGCCTCTCCCGGCCCCGACAGCCTCCCGTAA
- a CDS encoding MFS transporter gives MSEILVAPARIGRRPTGALGVLALALGALQSVVEPALPLLQRELQVSPAEGALVANTLLVTGAVITPVAGRLGDRYGGKRVLVRLMAVVAAGGLLASLAPNLPVLLLGQVLQGVMVGALPLSFVLVRERLPAGRSQVAIGLVVALFTGGGMLGTPAAGPIAESLSWQWMFALPTAVIIAATLAVARLMPHDPPVRPEHGIDWPGVVLLSATLLAFMLGLVTMTSAGLPPLAVGATTVVVAALATGWVAVERRAAAPMVDLRMLAKPAMWSSCVLTFVVAAGSGIVLLLLPQLFSQPSEGYGFGAGTTEIGLFLMPGAIAGAVSDSVGGLAARRFGSRAVVVVGALVTAATMITLASLHTAVWQLVLAKVLTAFAAGIGTTALLAGAATAVDSGDTGIATGLLVVTRVIGVAVGAQAGGAVLAAGADPMTGRPAESAFVTGFAVAGFVAALSLLVVRMTKNGAQA, from the coding sequence ATGTCCGAAATCCTGGTTGCCCCGGCCCGTATCGGAAGGCGGCCGACAGGCGCGCTCGGTGTCCTGGCACTCGCCCTCGGCGCCCTGCAGTCCGTGGTGGAGCCCGCACTCCCGCTGCTGCAACGGGAGTTGCAAGTCAGCCCGGCCGAGGGGGCGTTGGTCGCCAATACGTTACTCGTCACCGGCGCGGTCATCACGCCCGTCGCGGGCCGGCTCGGTGACCGCTACGGCGGAAAGCGGGTACTGGTCCGGCTGATGGCCGTGGTGGCGGCCGGGGGTCTGCTGGCGAGCCTGGCGCCGAATCTGCCGGTCCTGCTGCTCGGTCAGGTACTGCAGGGAGTCATGGTGGGCGCGCTGCCCCTGTCGTTCGTCCTGGTGCGCGAGCGCCTCCCGGCGGGCCGGTCCCAGGTGGCGATCGGGCTGGTCGTCGCTCTGTTCACCGGCGGCGGCATGCTGGGAACGCCGGCGGCCGGTCCGATCGCGGAAAGCCTGTCCTGGCAGTGGATGTTCGCGCTGCCGACGGCCGTGATCATCGCGGCCACCCTGGCCGTGGCCCGGCTGATGCCGCACGATCCGCCGGTCCGCCCGGAGCACGGGATCGACTGGCCCGGGGTGGTGCTGCTGAGCGCCACGCTCCTCGCGTTCATGCTCGGGCTCGTGACGATGACGAGCGCCGGCCTGCCGCCCCTCGCGGTCGGCGCGACGACCGTCGTCGTGGCCGCCCTCGCGACCGGATGGGTGGCCGTCGAGCGCCGGGCGGCCGCACCGATGGTGGATCTGCGCATGCTGGCGAAGCCCGCCATGTGGAGCTCGTGCGTGCTCACCTTCGTCGTCGCCGCCGGTTCCGGGATCGTGCTCCTGCTGCTCCCGCAGTTGTTCTCGCAGCCGTCCGAGGGCTACGGATTCGGGGCCGGCACCACCGAGATCGGGCTGTTCCTGATGCCCGGCGCCATCGCCGGGGCGGTGAGCGATTCCGTGGGCGGGCTCGCGGCGCGGCGCTTCGGTTCGCGTGCCGTCGTCGTCGTGGGCGCCCTCGTCACGGCTGCCACCATGATCACCCTGGCGTCGCTGCACACGGCGGTGTGGCAGCTCGTCCTCGCGAAGGTGCTGACCGCGTTCGCCGCGGGCATCGGGACCACGGCGTTGCTCGCGGGGGCCGCCACCGCCGTCGACAGCGGCGACACCGGCATCGCCACCGGGCTGCTCGTGGTGACGCGTGTGATCGGCGTCGCTGTGGGGGCGCAGGCGGGCGGCGCGGTACTCGCCGCCGGAGCCGACCCGATGACGGGCCGGCCGGCCGAATCGGCGTTCGTCACGGGTTTCGCCGTCGCCGGCTTCGTAGCCGCACTGTCACTGCTCGTTGTCCGCATGACGAAGAACGGAGCCCAGGCGTGA
- a CDS encoding FAD-dependent monooxygenase yields the protein MTPNGLPTDVNSTARRGVLISGAGISGPALAYWLHRSGFEVTVVEKAEAPRGGGYPIDIRGTAVEAVRRMGILPQLREAHIGSRRCTFLAADGGEVASVKPHSIAGGADGQDLEVRRGDLTGLLHAKVRDDVEFVFGDSIDTIDQAGRAADITFRSGRQRTFDLVVGADGMHSNTRESLFGPEERFHRYLGYCFAIFTVPNTFGLSRELMMWNSPGRAAALYAVGDEDELHAFLNFHRPEPPLDVIRNPDAQRDLVAEAFAGAGWEVPGMVDAMRDADDLFFDTAGQIRMPHWSSGRVALVGDAAYAPSFLTGQGTSLALVGAYMLSHALAADRDHSASLAAYERGLRGFVAMNQAMADNGAATLFPVTARALEQRDTMLRGLATLPSAPARPAHSALVLPDPAPFTAPDASGAVNGAGRVRRRERGGAREPLTAIEPGDRMAHNL from the coding sequence GTGACACCCAACGGTCTGCCCACCGACGTGAACAGCACCGCGAGGCGCGGCGTCCTGATCTCCGGGGCCGGCATCTCCGGACCCGCGCTGGCGTACTGGCTGCACCGGTCAGGATTCGAGGTCACCGTGGTGGAGAAGGCAGAGGCGCCGCGCGGCGGCGGATATCCGATCGATATCCGCGGCACCGCCGTGGAGGCTGTCCGGCGGATGGGAATACTTCCGCAATTACGGGAGGCGCACATCGGATCACGCCGTTGCACTTTCCTCGCAGCCGACGGCGGCGAAGTGGCCTCGGTCAAGCCGCATTCCATTGCCGGAGGTGCGGATGGACAGGATCTGGAAGTGCGGCGCGGGGATCTGACCGGCCTCCTCCACGCGAAAGTCCGTGACGACGTGGAATTCGTCTTCGGCGATTCCATCGACACCATCGACCAGGCGGGACGGGCGGCCGACATCACTTTCCGCAGTGGGCGTCAGCGCACGTTCGACCTGGTGGTCGGCGCCGACGGCATGCACTCGAACACCCGGGAGTCCTTGTTCGGCCCCGAAGAACGGTTCCACCGCTACCTGGGGTACTGCTTCGCCATATTCACCGTGCCGAACACCTTCGGGCTTTCCCGCGAGCTCATGATGTGGAATTCCCCGGGGAGAGCGGCAGCCCTGTACGCCGTCGGGGACGAAGACGAACTGCACGCCTTCCTGAATTTCCACCGGCCGGAACCGCCGCTCGACGTGATCCGGAATCCCGACGCCCAACGGGACCTGGTCGCCGAGGCGTTCGCAGGTGCGGGATGGGAAGTGCCGGGCATGGTCGACGCCATGCGCGACGCCGATGACCTGTTCTTCGACACGGCCGGTCAGATCCGTATGCCGCACTGGTCGAGCGGGCGCGTCGCGCTGGTCGGCGACGCCGCGTACGCGCCCTCGTTCCTCACCGGGCAGGGCACGAGCCTCGCACTGGTCGGGGCCTACATGCTCTCCCACGCCCTGGCGGCCGACCGCGACCACTCGGCGTCCCTCGCCGCCTACGAGCGCGGCCTACGCGGGTTCGTGGCCATGAATCAGGCCATGGCCGACAACGGCGCGGCCACGCTCTTCCCCGTCACGGCGCGGGCCCTGGAGCAGCGCGACACCATGCTGCGCGGCCTCGCCACCCTGCCTTCCGCGCCGGCCCGACCGGCCCACTCGGCCCTTGTCCTGCCCGATCCCGCCCCGTTCACGGCGCCGGACGCGTCCGGCGCCGTGAACGGGGCGGGGCGCGTCCGGCGCCGTGAACGGGGCGGGGCGCGAGAACCCTTGACTGCCATCGAGCCGGGAGACAGGATGGCTCACAATCTTTGA
- a CDS encoding discoidin domain-containing protein: MPSNPTRYDRRRFLQLAGVTSLLAASPLPFAGVAAASGTPAATTGHHPVDTHPGSVADTYFQVLLTHTRWAETQWDSALGHYTAKDFGFAVVLGNAVLLTHGTYDSERAGVSKDVLLARTLATLKHFAASNRLTGGTEWGRTLFFDTTFQLYFVLAARLLWEQLDSATRKNVDTIVAGQAQYTASLGTDDDPASGDWTPNGLKGGHVGDTKLEEMGVYAQSLAPGLAWATADPRHADWAAAFGRWTRNEAGLPAADLANPALVDGVAVSANTATNLYDSFIVENHNSFGPHYQAELWRTSGRNAAHFITAGQPMPQVLTAQPNAAPLWRTLQMVMSDSGEPLMPMVADREHLYGRDVIPLAFLAQVTGDRAAAWAEAAMAERLLPYQAYAPANRLAKFSGEAKYEPEARAEIAISYLLHRWRAAHGGVVAPLSGREFFARAEGVKDFAEGPGLVVQQTSAAWAASVSKPGFVKFAWQPAHDDWLFALSGNTPMFLPSTGAKVQGRSVTTYRKIRDGLDATATLLRLDSGFAGFTTLPSGAVVYATSGTAAGEGQLRIHNLTMPGLAGLEGSRTYTAAEGSARVDSADSGNTTAGPGPRVDTLALPRASFRHVRMQGILGHPQYGYSLYTFAVRDGADGTDLALGRVATASSAAPGSGAERTVDGDGASRWAVAVGERSRQDSWLSVDLGTATAFDHVTLVWESAAASAYRVQGSDDGENWTDLIRFPEADLTSRGGWLSVDGRAGLVVRDAGNPLAVYGDVVVLSDGPAEALTVEGHPSGDPVEVRAAASLDAPHAANPAVRASTAGGHLSLFNLSADPVTTVVAIPRQGSGVQLYAGTQTVTATGSDFAAELDSATAAVVPARFTLRPAAGRAVPAGIRAEVIDGSTLRLTGPSCELVVTASNGRRAKVRLRRGRTVRLSVPGTVAHPLADAALGCDTFPNGPFPTGMSDPAAAVDGSSRTSWTPGSDRARMVVDLGAPLLVTRVLAEWTPGRIPRSAVEFSTDGVTYRSGGALRVRAATGSLSTRATARYVALDVSGWSHGHAQLRALSILPE, encoded by the coding sequence ATGCCAAGCAATCCGACCCGCTACGACAGGCGCAGGTTCCTCCAGCTTGCCGGTGTCACCAGCCTCCTGGCCGCAAGCCCGCTGCCCTTCGCAGGTGTGGCGGCAGCCTCCGGAACACCCGCTGCCACCACCGGCCACCACCCCGTCGACACGCACCCCGGCAGCGTCGCGGACACCTACTTCCAGGTTCTGCTGACACACACCCGCTGGGCGGAGACGCAGTGGGACTCCGCCCTCGGCCACTACACGGCCAAGGACTTCGGTTTCGCGGTGGTGCTCGGCAACGCCGTACTGCTGACCCATGGGACATACGACTCCGAGCGCGCCGGCGTCTCCAAGGACGTCCTCCTTGCCCGCACGCTGGCCACCCTCAAGCACTTCGCCGCGTCCAACCGCCTGACAGGCGGCACGGAATGGGGGCGGACCCTGTTCTTCGACACGACGTTCCAGCTGTACTTCGTGCTCGCGGCCAGGCTGCTCTGGGAACAGCTGGACTCCGCAACACGTAAGAACGTCGACACGATCGTCGCGGGACAGGCCCAGTACACCGCTTCGCTGGGCACCGATGACGACCCCGCCTCCGGCGACTGGACGCCCAACGGCCTCAAGGGCGGGCATGTCGGTGACACGAAGCTGGAGGAGATGGGCGTCTACGCCCAGTCCCTGGCTCCTGGCCTCGCCTGGGCCACCGCCGATCCCCGCCATGCCGACTGGGCGGCGGCGTTCGGCCGGTGGACCAGGAACGAGGCGGGGCTGCCCGCGGCGGACCTGGCCAATCCGGCCCTGGTCGACGGTGTGGCCGTGAGCGCCAATACCGCTACGAACCTGTACGACTCCTTCATCGTCGAGAACCACAACTCCTTCGGGCCGCACTACCAGGCGGAGTTGTGGCGTACGTCCGGCCGCAATGCCGCGCACTTCATCACCGCGGGGCAGCCCATGCCTCAGGTGCTGACCGCACAGCCGAACGCGGCACCGCTGTGGCGCACGCTCCAGATGGTCATGAGCGACTCGGGCGAACCTCTGATGCCGATGGTGGCGGACCGCGAACACCTCTACGGGCGCGATGTGATTCCGCTGGCCTTCCTGGCGCAGGTGACCGGTGACCGTGCCGCCGCCTGGGCGGAAGCGGCCATGGCGGAGCGGCTATTGCCCTACCAGGCCTATGCCCCGGCCAACCGCCTCGCCAAGTTCTCGGGCGAGGCGAAGTACGAACCGGAGGCACGGGCCGAGATCGCCATCAGCTATCTGCTGCACAGGTGGCGCGCGGCACACGGGGGCGTCGTCGCGCCGCTGTCCGGCCGGGAGTTCTTCGCGCGGGCCGAAGGAGTGAAGGACTTCGCCGAGGGGCCGGGCCTGGTGGTCCAGCAGACCTCGGCCGCCTGGGCGGCTTCGGTCAGCAAGCCGGGGTTCGTGAAGTTCGCGTGGCAACCGGCGCACGACGACTGGCTGTTCGCCCTCAGTGGGAACACCCCGATGTTCCTGCCCTCCACCGGCGCGAAGGTCCAGGGTCGTTCGGTGACGACGTACCGGAAGATACGCGACGGCCTCGACGCGACGGCCACGCTGCTCAGGCTCGACTCCGGTTTCGCAGGGTTCACCACCCTGCCCTCCGGCGCCGTCGTCTACGCCACCAGTGGCACGGCCGCCGGTGAGGGGCAGCTGCGGATCCACAACCTGACCATGCCGGGGCTGGCGGGCCTGGAGGGCAGCCGCACGTACACCGCGGCCGAGGGATCGGCGCGGGTCGATTCCGCGGACAGCGGCAACACCACGGCCGGACCGGGGCCGCGCGTCGACACGCTGGCACTCCCCCGGGCCTCCTTCCGGCACGTCCGGATGCAGGGGATCCTCGGCCATCCGCAGTACGGATACTCCCTCTACACCTTCGCCGTCCGGGACGGCGCCGACGGCACCGACCTCGCCCTCGGCCGTGTCGCCACCGCTTCGTCGGCGGCGCCGGGCAGCGGGGCGGAACGTACGGTGGACGGCGACGGGGCGAGCCGCTGGGCCGTAGCGGTCGGCGAACGAAGCCGCCAGGACAGCTGGCTGAGCGTGGACCTCGGCACCGCCACCGCGTTCGATCACGTCACCCTGGTCTGGGAGTCCGCAGCCGCCTCCGCCTACCGGGTGCAGGGCTCCGACGACGGCGAGAACTGGACCGACCTGATCCGGTTCCCCGAGGCCGACCTCACCAGCCGCGGCGGCTGGCTCTCCGTGGACGGGAGGGCCGGGCTGGTGGTCAGGGATGCCGGCAATCCGCTGGCCGTCTACGGCGACGTGGTCGTGCTGTCGGACGGTCCGGCCGAGGCCCTGACCGTGGAGGGCCATCCGTCCGGCGATCCCGTCGAGGTGCGGGCGGCGGCGTCCCTGGACGCACCGCACGCCGCGAATCCCGCCGTCCGTGCCAGCACCGCCGGCGGCCACCTGAGTCTGTTCAACCTCTCGGCGGATCCCGTGACCACCGTGGTCGCCATTCCCCGGCAGGGCAGCGGCGTGCAGCTCTACGCCGGTACACAGACCGTGACCGCCACCGGTTCGGACTTCGCCGCCGAACTGGACAGCGCGACGGCGGCGGTAGTCCCGGCCCGCTTCACCCTGCGGCCGGCGGCGGGAAGGGCGGTCCCGGCGGGTATCCGGGCGGAGGTGATCGACGGCTCGACGCTGCGGCTGACCGGGCCCTCGTGCGAGCTGGTCGTCACCGCGAGCAACGGCCGGCGTGCGAAGGTGCGGCTGCGCCGGGGCAGGACCGTCAGGCTGTCGGTGCCGGGCACCGTCGCCCATCCGCTCGCCGATGCCGCGCTCGGCTGCGACACCTTCCCCAACGGCCCGTTCCCCACCGGCATGTCGGACCCCGCGGCCGCGGTCGACGGCAGCTCGCGGACCTCGTGGACCCCGGGGTCGGACCGCGCACGGATGGTGGTGGACCTCGGGGCACCGCTCCTCGTCACACGCGTCCTCGCGGAGTGGACCCCGGGCAGGATTCCCCGTTCGGCGGTCGAGTTCAGCACCGACGGCGTCACCTACCGGTCGGGCGGGGCGCTGCGGGTCCGTGCCGCCACCGGAAGTCTCTCCACCCGCGCCACGGCTCGCTATGTGGCCCTCGACGTGTCGGGCTGGAGCCACGGGCACGCACAGCTCAGGGCACTGTCGATTCTCCCCGAGTAG
- a CDS encoding amidase has translation MRKVALDPFSVALVVAGLVSDRLRLRKPFMLLSGLGSIGCTLWFTLRATEPHTGYYTFAVIVAGIGVTSGIAYSPWMAAVTCACTRRPWRVPASVCGLVGIKPSRGRVSSGPSGADVTGLAVQGPLARSVRDAAALLDVPAGPEPGDPYWAPPLPDGETFLGHAGRSPGRLRVGRYATPAAEGVAVDPACLAAWEHASRLLESLGHTVEDIPTPFGPEISEHFVTAWGVQSLGRPLDAGREALLRPVTRAWREYGRAVSGERFASAVTGMHAAARRAIRATQRYDVVLTPTLATLPQSVEHFDESGDPLVNLHRQGAFSAFTSPCNMTGQPAVSLPLYWADGGRIPVGVQLVGRPADEATLIALSAQLEEACPWRDRYAPLLS, from the coding sequence ATGCGGAAAGTCGCGCTCGACCCCTTCTCCGTCGCGCTCGTCGTGGCGGGGCTGGTCTCGGACCGGCTGCGCCTGCGCAAACCGTTCATGCTGCTGAGCGGACTCGGGTCCATCGGGTGCACCCTGTGGTTCACCCTGCGCGCCACCGAGCCGCACACCGGGTACTACACGTTCGCCGTGATCGTGGCCGGCATCGGTGTGACCAGCGGCATCGCCTACTCGCCGTGGATGGCCGCCGTGACCTGCGCGTGCACGAGGAGGCCGTGGCGGGTCCCGGCGAGCGTCTGCGGTCTGGTCGGCATCAAGCCCTCGCGGGGGCGCGTGAGTTCGGGACCGTCCGGCGCCGACGTCACCGGCCTCGCGGTGCAGGGTCCGCTGGCGCGGTCGGTACGCGATGCGGCGGCCCTGCTCGATGTGCCGGCCGGGCCCGAGCCCGGCGATCCGTACTGGGCGCCGCCACTGCCGGACGGCGAGACGTTCCTCGGCCACGCCGGGCGGTCACCGGGGCGGCTGCGCGTCGGCCGGTACGCCACCCCGGCCGCCGAGGGCGTCGCGGTCGACCCGGCGTGCCTGGCCGCCTGGGAGCACGCCTCCCGCCTGCTGGAGAGCCTCGGACACACCGTGGAGGACATACCCACGCCCTTCGGCCCGGAGATCTCCGAGCACTTCGTGACCGCGTGGGGTGTGCAGTCGCTCGGGCGTCCGCTGGACGCCGGACGGGAGGCGCTGCTGCGGCCGGTGACCCGGGCCTGGCGGGAGTACGGGCGCGCGGTGTCGGGCGAGCGGTTCGCCTCCGCCGTCACCGGGATGCACGCTGCGGCGCGGCGGGCGATCCGGGCGACACAGCGGTACGACGTCGTGCTGACTCCGACCCTCGCGACGCTCCCGCAGAGCGTCGAGCACTTCGACGAGTCCGGCGACCCGCTGGTGAACCTGCACCGGCAGGGCGCGTTCAGCGCGTTCACCAGCCCCTGCAACATGACGGGCCAGCCGGCCGTCAGCCTTCCGCTGTACTGGGCCGACGGGGGCCGGATTCCGGTCGGCGTCCAGCTCGTGGGCCGTCCCGCCGACGAGGCCACGCTGATCGCGCTCAGTGCCCAGCTCGAGGAGGCGTGCCCCTGGCGGGACCGGTACGCGCCCCTGCTGTCGTGA